In a genomic window of Quercus lobata isolate SW786 chromosome 4, ValleyOak3.0 Primary Assembly, whole genome shotgun sequence:
- the LOC115987586 gene encoding scarecrow-like protein 3 yields MARAKQEGRSSLTSSHESSPGLGSPYPWLRSPQSEEGGLQLIELLGECASHVTARCLHSVNTRLEHISYLASPKGTAIQRIASYFIEAFADRMLKGFTGLHKALNSTKISSVSEEILVQKLFYEHCPFLKFAYLITNQAIMEAMEGEKVVHIIDLYPVEPEQWIRLLQALSARQEGAPHLKITGIHEQNEVLVKMDFQLKEVADRLRIPFQFNPIVSTLENLDIESLGIKTGEALAVISVLQLHSLLAIDEEVVRRNQQSLQQFLETDLNHLYIASASSSTSSELSLSASPKMESFLSSLRRFSPKLMVITEQEANHNGFTLIERVHNAMKFYAALFDCLDSTKSIAPIEQQKVEKMLFGEEIKNIVACDGAERKERHEKLEKWILWLELAGFSRVPFSYNGRVDASTMLQYYSDAYSFTEKNGCLVIYWHEIPLFSVSAWSFR; encoded by the coding sequence ATGGCAAGAGCAAAACAAGAAGGCAGATCTTCTTTAACTTCATCCCATGAATCCTCTCCTGGATTAGGATCACCATACCCCTGGCTCAGATCGCCACAATCTGAGGAAGGAGGTTTGCAATTGATAGAACTTCTTGGAGAATGTGCTAGCCATGTAACTGCCAGATGTCTTCATAGTGTTAATACCAGGCTTGAACATATTTCCTATCTTGCCTCTCCTAAAGGCACTGCAATTCAGCGAATTGCTTCATATTTCATTGAGGCATTTGCTGATAGGATGCTTAAAGGCTTTACTGGTCTGCACAAAGCACTGAATTCGACGAAAATATCATCAGTCTCTGAGGAAATTCTTGTTCAAAAATTGTTCTATGAGCATTGCCCCTTCTTGAAGTTTGCATATTTGATCACAAATCAGGCCATTATGGAAGCTATGGAGGGGGAAAAAGTAGTTCATATTATTGATCTCTATCCAGTTGAGCCAGAACAATGGATTAGACTTCTTCAGGCATTAAGTGCGCGGCAAGAAGGGGCACCCCATTTGAAAATTACGGGCATTCATGAACAGAATGAAGTATTAGTAAAAATGGATTTTCAGTTGAAAGAAGTAGCTGACAGGTTGAGAATCCCATTTCAATTCAATCCTATAGTTAGCACATTGGAGAATCTTGATATTGAAAGTTTGGGCATCAAGACTGGAGAAGCTCTTGCAGTCATCTCTGTACTTCAGCTACATTCTCTCTTGGCTATTGATGAGGAAGTGGTAAGAAGGAATCAGCAGTCTCTTCAACAGTTTCTTGAGACGGATCTGAATCATTTGTATATTGCCAGTGCTTCCTCCTCGACATCATCCGAACTATCTCTAAGTGCTTCCCCAAAAATGGAGAGCTTTCTAAGTTCTCTTCGGCGTTTCTCACCAAAGCTGATGGTGATAACTGAGCAGGAAGCAAATCATAATGGTTTTACATTAATAGAGAGAGTACACAATGCAATGAAATTCTATGCTGCTCTCTTTGATTGTTTGGATTCCACCAAATCAATAGCACCAATAGAGCAACAAAAGGTTGAGAAGATGCTTTTTGGAGAGGAAATTAAAAACATCGTAGCATGTGATGGAGCAGAGAGAAAGGAGAGGCATGAGAAGCTTGAGAAATGGATTTTATGGCTTGAGTTAGCTGGTTTCAGCAGGGTGCCATTTAGCTATAATGGTAGAGTTGATGCTAGTACAATGTTGCAGTACTATAGTGATGCGTATAGCTTCACAGAAAAGAATGGATGTTTGGTTATCTACTGGCATGAGATTCCcctattttcagtttcagcctGGAGTTTCAGATGA